The Geothrix oryzae DNA window CAAGCGGGGCGTGCATCGTGGCTGAACCCTCCGGCACGGGCCCGAACCGGCGCCACGCGACCCTCGCCATCATCGGCCTCCCCAATGCCGGCAAGTCCACCCTGCTGAATGCCCTGCTGGGGCAGAAGCTGGCGGCCACCAGCCAGATCCCCCAGACCACCCGCACCAAGGTGCTGGGAGTCATGGACCGCGGCGAGGTGCAGCTGGCCTTCCTCGATACGCCGGGCATCCACCTGCCCAAGCACGCCCTCAACGAACGCATGATGGCCCATGTGGACCAGGCCCTCGAGGAAGCCGACATGCTCCTCTGGGTGGTGGATGCGGACGACTACCTGGGCACCGGGGAACATGCCCTGGCCAAGCGCCTGCGCAAGCTGGGCCGGCCGACCTACCTGCTGCTGAACAAGATCGACCTGCTGTCCAAGGGCCGCCTGCTGGAGAAGATCGCCACCTACAAGGATCTGCTGCCCTTCAAGGAGATCGTCCCCATCGGCGCCAAGATGGGCCTGAACCTCGATCCGCTCTGGACGATTCTGGAGCGGGATGCGACCCAGCCCGGCTGGCCCTATGGTGAAGAGGTCTTCACGGACCAGACCGAGCGGTCCCTGGCCTCGGAGTTCATCCGGGAGAAGGTGCTGCGCAAGACCCGCGAGGAAGTGCCCCATGGCGTGGCCGTGCTCATCGAACAGTGGCTGGAGGCGGGCCAGGAGGATTACCCCGAGGATCTGGGTCCCGAGGGCGTCTTCATCGCCGCGCGCATCCTGGTGGACCGCGATGGGCACCGCAAGATCCTCCTGGGCAGCGGCGGTGAGATGATCAAGGACATCCGCCAGAGCGCCCAGCGCGAGCTGAAGAAGCTACTCCAGCGCCCCGTGCGGCTGGAGCTCTTCGTCAAGGTCGATGAGGGCTGGCGGGACCGGCCCGAGCGGCTGGACCGGCTCTCGATCTGAAACGGGTGGCGAGCCGCTGGCCGCCTAGATCGACAGGTCCGTGGCGCGGTGTTCCGGGGCCAGGGGTTCCAGGCCCGCAGTACCCGTGACGGAGGTGTATTGGCCCCGTTCCGGATCGAAGGCGAAGACTTCGCCGGTCTCGATCTTGTAGACCCATGCGTGGAGATGCAGCATCCCGCTGGCCATGGCCTTGGCCACGGAGGGGTGCGTGCGGAGGTTCTCCAGCTGGACGAGGGCGTTCTCCTCGACGGTGGCGTGGAGGAGCTGGT harbors:
- the era gene encoding GTPase Era; amino-acid sequence: MAEPSGTGPNRRHATLAIIGLPNAGKSTLLNALLGQKLAATSQIPQTTRTKVLGVMDRGEVQLAFLDTPGIHLPKHALNERMMAHVDQALEEADMLLWVVDADDYLGTGEHALAKRLRKLGRPTYLLLNKIDLLSKGRLLEKIATYKDLLPFKEIVPIGAKMGLNLDPLWTILERDATQPGWPYGEEVFTDQTERSLASEFIREKVLRKTREEVPHGVAVLIEQWLEAGQEDYPEDLGPEGVFIAARILVDRDGHRKILLGSGGEMIKDIRQSAQRELKKLLQRPVRLELFVKVDEGWRDRPERLDRLSI